A region of uncultured Carboxylicivirga sp. DNA encodes the following proteins:
- a CDS encoding RICIN domain-containing protein codes for MKKGLLILMFLLTGISLQIANAQSSNEVASTSDYIVPQVSADRTVYYNMSDEGISLPIIWGLDLAWLDASNIIRGSRFMGPDNVDVVRSSFMPTNAIVDGALTGDALTNTNLRINIINNYLPSSTKVVLNSDHPSIADDFSPTNPDRAANWAQLIDITRQMHVDAGREVITVSPFNEPDYSATGQGTIDDFYAVAGELKNNTNFETIRISGGNTLNCDEALPWYTYLKARLDEGNTHQLAGIFDNYAAFYEAVRANGHHATNDELHNVMEAMVGVEYGMQTGIWWGWAEYARGEFCKASDGVRLGYAEHRANWTAASVYRAPDGKVQAFGGTSERQAVNTSYRFVAEDRDVYYNGYGPQREYVMDLPGGTGYQVGQTNAETVVNITTGDDIQPVIDGKYVLVNRNSGRVMEVASGSYTSGANIQQGTYNGGTYQQWNVTPVDIRIGGDFSYFTITAVHSGKSPDILNWSLDNGGNVISYDDAKGANQQWYLDYAGDGWFYIRSRHSSLCLDVYNSATYAGANIDQWEKNGGTNQQWRFLPVDAPIEFVAPAAPTELTAVNNGSSIRLNWTASADNDVTEYVVLRSLNSGGDYQTIARNITATAFVDNMVEVGVQYYYVVRAVDYSLNRSGYSSEVNASALGDDTLIAQLTFENNTKDQSLNLHHAQSFNEAVYVDGKSGSAISLNGTDDFMQLSSTIANQSEITVATWVYWNGGARWQPIFEFGMNDNQFMTLTPRLRFSIMNEGTEQRLDASVIPQAEWVHLAVTLNADGASMYMNGVLVAESTAVTVRPGDFKPALNYIGRSHQTTALFNGYVDDFRVYNYALSATEINEVIDQATDIDKPSTGGETSIDLFPVPADDVINVRFVSNGLKNFGSMTLFGINGAVVKNQTIQDSMNGIMNVSDVPEGIYILKVFSDSETFMKKIIIRH; via the coding sequence ATGAAAAAAGGATTACTTATTTTAATGTTCCTGTTGACAGGAATAAGCTTACAGATAGCAAACGCTCAATCTTCAAATGAAGTTGCCAGTACCAGTGATTATATAGTACCTCAGGTTTCTGCTGATCGAACCGTTTATTATAACATGTCTGACGAAGGTATTTCTCTTCCTATTATATGGGGGTTGGATCTTGCATGGTTGGATGCCTCTAATATTATCAGGGGTAGCAGATTTATGGGGCCAGATAATGTGGATGTAGTGCGTTCATCATTTATGCCTACAAATGCTATAGTGGATGGAGCTTTAACAGGTGATGCATTAACTAATACTAATCTGAGGATTAATATTATAAATAATTATCTGCCTTCTTCAACAAAAGTGGTTCTGAATTCGGATCATCCTTCGATTGCAGATGATTTTAGTCCGACAAATCCAGATAGAGCAGCTAATTGGGCACAATTGATTGATATAACACGTCAGATGCATGTTGATGCAGGACGAGAAGTTATAACTGTTTCACCATTTAACGAACCAGATTACTCGGCAACGGGACAGGGTACTATCGATGATTTTTATGCTGTAGCAGGAGAATTAAAGAATAACACCAATTTCGAAACGATCCGTATATCAGGTGGTAATACTCTGAATTGTGATGAGGCTTTACCATGGTACACTTACTTAAAGGCTCGTTTGGATGAAGGAAATACACATCAATTGGCTGGTATTTTTGATAATTATGCTGCTTTTTATGAGGCCGTAAGAGCCAATGGACATCATGCAACTAACGACGAGCTTCACAATGTTATGGAAGCCATGGTGGGAGTTGAATATGGTATGCAGACAGGTATTTGGTGGGGATGGGCCGAATATGCCCGTGGTGAGTTTTGTAAAGCCAGTGATGGAGTACGTCTGGGTTATGCCGAACATAGAGCAAACTGGACTGCTGCTTCAGTTTATCGTGCTCCAGATGGAAAAGTACAGGCGTTTGGAGGAACTTCAGAACGTCAGGCTGTAAATACATCTTATCGTTTCGTGGCAGAAGACAGGGATGTTTATTATAACGGCTATGGACCACAACGAGAGTATGTAATGGATCTGCCAGGAGGAACCGGATATCAGGTTGGACAGACTAATGCTGAAACAGTTGTTAATATCACTACTGGAGATGATATTCAACCAGTTATTGATGGTAAATATGTTCTGGTAAATCGTAATAGCGGCAGAGTAATGGAGGTTGCCAGTGGTTCGTATACTTCAGGCGCCAATATTCAGCAGGGAACCTATAATGGCGGAACCTACCAGCAATGGAATGTAACTCCGGTTGATATTCGAATTGGAGGTGATTTTAGTTATTTTACCATTACTGCTGTTCATAGTGGTAAATCACCTGATATTTTGAATTGGTCGTTAGATAATGGAGGTAATGTTATTAGCTATGACGATGCAAAGGGAGCTAATCAGCAATGGTACCTTGATTATGCAGGTGATGGCTGGTTTTATATTCGTAGCCGACATAGTTCATTGTGTTTAGATGTATATAATTCAGCTACCTATGCAGGAGCAAATATAGATCAATGGGAGAAAAATGGAGGTACTAATCAGCAATGGCGTTTTTTACCGGTTGATGCTCCAATTGAATTTGTTGCGCCGGCAGCACCTACAGAGTTGACTGCTGTTAATAACGGATCATCAATACGTTTAAATTGGACTGCCAGTGCAGATAATGATGTTACAGAATATGTTGTTCTACGTTCATTGAATTCAGGAGGAGACTATCAAACAATTGCTCGTAATATAACAGCAACAGCTTTTGTTGATAATATGGTTGAAGTCGGTGTTCAGTATTATTACGTAGTTAGGGCAGTTGACTATTCTTTAAATCGTTCTGGATATTCAAGTGAGGTAAATGCCAGTGCTCTTGGTGATGATACTTTAATAGCTCAGTTAACTTTTGAAAATAATACAAAGGATCAAAGTTTGAATTTACATCATGCACAATCATTCAATGAAGCTGTATATGTTGATGGGAAAAGTGGTTCAGCTATTTCATTGAATGGAACGGATGATTTCATGCAGTTATCATCAACAATAGCTAATCAATCAGAAATAACTGTTGCAACCTGGGTATACTGGAATGGAGGTGCCCGCTGGCAGCCTATTTTTGAGTTTGGTATGAACGATAACCAGTTTATGACCTTAACACCTCGTTTACGATTCTCAATTATGAATGAAGGAACTGAACAACGTTTGGATGCCTCTGTGATTCCTCAGGCAGAATGGGTTCATTTAGCCGTTACGTTAAATGCTGATGGAGCAAGTATGTATATGAATGGGGTATTGGTAGCCGAATCAACTGCTGTTACCGTTAGACCTGGAGACTTTAAACCTGCATTAAATTATATTGGGCGAAGCCATCAGACAACAGCATTATTTAATGGATATGTAGATGATTTCAGGGTTTATAATTATGCCTTATCAGCGACTGAAATAAACGAAGTTATCGATCAGGCAACAGATATTGATAAACCTTCTACTGGCGGTGAAACTTCAATAGATTTATTTCCAGTACCAGCAGATGATGTGATAAATGTTCGTTTTGTAAGCAACGGATTGAAGAATTTTGGCTCAATGACATTGTTTGGTATAAATGGAGCAGTAGTTAAAAATCAGACAATTCAAGATTCGATGAACGGGATTATGAATGTATCTGATGTGCCTGAAGGAATTTACATTTTAAAAGTGTTTTCTGATTCAGAGACTTTTATGAAAAAGATAATAATTAGACATTAG
- a CDS encoding DUF2116 family Zn-ribbon domain-containing protein — MEEKRVCPVCGDAITGRIDKKFCSDQCRNTFNNSRYSNENVMIQKINRLLKKNYHILKELNTEGKTKVKRTKLLQEGFDFGYFTSVYNTQKGSTYYLCYDQGYLALNDETYLLIQWQE; from the coding sequence ATGGAAGAAAAACGTGTATGTCCGGTATGTGGTGATGCAATAACCGGTCGGATTGATAAAAAATTCTGCTCTGATCAGTGTCGTAACACATTTAACAATAGCCGTTACAGCAATGAAAATGTAATGATTCAAAAGATTAACCGATTGCTGAAAAAGAACTATCATATTTTGAAAGAGCTGAATACTGAAGGAAAAACGAAAGTAAAAAGAACCAAATTACTACAGGAAGGTTTTGATTTTGGTTATTTTACCAGTGTTTATAACACACAAAAAGGATCAACTTACTACCTTTGTTACGATCAGGGATATCTGGCTCTCAATGATGAAACATACCTTTTAATTCAGTGGCAGGAATAA
- a CDS encoding ABC transporter ATP-binding protein produces MKDFFRVLRLYIPPYKKNLVFAFIFNILAALFIVFSMASMIPMLEVILQDDKNVHELLTWSFNNGFSEFGSTLKNNIYYYITLAKEDYGPANALLFLGVVVVIATLLKTGFTYLASYTMIGVRNGVTRDIRNKIYRKLVELPLGFYSEERKGDMMARSTVDVQEVEASIMSSLDMFLKNPIIVVVVLGSMLFISFKLTLFVFIVLPIMGFIIGRIGKNLKKTSREGQNKMGEILGVIEETLSGLRIIKAFNAEKRMDNRFWNETESYRRINNRLQRRRDLAHPTSEFLGTIMVIIIVWYGGSLIIDEDASLNMATFLTYLGMFYQIINPAKAFSQATYNIQKGMAAYERIEAVLDAELSIKEHDGSEEIQEFKDKIEYRNITFSYNNEVDVLKDVSLAIPQGKTIALVGQSGSGKTTFVDLLPRFYDVQSGGIYIDGHNIKDLRLFDLRELMGNVNQDAILFNDSIYNNITFGVENATMEEVIDAAKVANAHDFIEATEDGYQTKIGDRGSKLSGGQRQRLSIARAILKNPPILILDEATSALDTESERLVQDALEKLMKNRTSLVIAHRLSTVRNADMICVFHEGKIVETGSHDELIALNGIYNKLHSMQMS; encoded by the coding sequence ATGAAAGATTTTTTTCGCGTACTAAGACTTTATATTCCACCCTATAAAAAGAACCTGGTTTTTGCCTTTATTTTCAATATTTTGGCTGCCCTATTTATTGTATTCTCAATGGCATCCATGATTCCAATGTTGGAAGTTATTCTTCAGGATGATAAAAACGTACATGAGCTGTTAACATGGTCATTTAACAATGGTTTCTCTGAATTTGGATCCACTCTTAAAAACAACATCTATTATTATATAACATTAGCTAAAGAAGATTACGGACCAGCCAATGCATTATTGTTCCTGGGAGTTGTTGTTGTTATTGCAACTCTATTAAAAACAGGCTTTACTTATCTAGCTTCGTACACTATGATTGGTGTAAGAAACGGAGTTACTCGTGATATTAGAAATAAAATATATCGTAAGCTTGTTGAATTGCCTTTGGGTTTTTACAGCGAAGAACGAAAAGGTGATATGATGGCGCGATCTACTGTAGATGTGCAGGAAGTTGAAGCATCAATAATGTCGTCTTTGGATATGTTTTTAAAGAATCCAATCATTGTTGTTGTGGTTCTTGGGTCAATGCTGTTTATAAGTTTTAAGCTTACACTTTTTGTCTTCATTGTGCTTCCAATAATGGGATTCATTATTGGACGGATTGGTAAGAATCTTAAAAAGACCTCTCGGGAAGGTCAAAATAAAATGGGTGAAATCTTAGGGGTAATTGAAGAAACACTATCTGGATTGCGAATTATTAAGGCTTTTAATGCTGAAAAAAGGATGGATAATCGCTTCTGGAATGAAACAGAAAGTTACCGAAGAATTAATAATCGTCTGCAACGCAGAAGAGATTTAGCTCATCCAACCAGCGAATTCTTAGGAACCATTATGGTCATTATAATTGTTTGGTATGGCGGATCTTTAATTATTGATGAAGATGCCAGTTTAAACATGGCAACTTTCCTTACATATTTGGGAATGTTTTACCAAATTATTAACCCAGCCAAAGCTTTTTCTCAGGCAACTTATAATATTCAGAAAGGAATGGCTGCTTACGAGCGGATCGAAGCGGTTTTAGATGCAGAACTTTCAATTAAAGAACATGATGGTTCTGAAGAAATTCAGGAGTTCAAGGATAAAATCGAATACCGCAACATAACCTTCTCATACAATAATGAAGTTGATGTTCTTAAGGATGTTAGCCTTGCAATACCTCAAGGAAAAACCATAGCACTTGTTGGTCAATCAGGGAGTGGTAAAACAACATTTGTTGATCTACTACCTCGTTTTTATGATGTTCAGAGTGGCGGCATTTACATTGACGGACATAACATCAAAGATTTAAGACTATTCGATCTTCGTGAATTGATGGGTAATGTAAATCAGGATGCAATTTTGTTTAACGACTCCATCTACAACAACATTACTTTTGGTGTTGAAAATGCAACTATGGAGGAAGTTATTGATGCTGCAAAAGTAGCTAATGCTCACGATTTTATTGAAGCTACTGAAGATGGTTATCAAACAAAAATCGGGGATCGGGGAAGTAAACTATCCGGAGGTCAGCGCCAACGTTTAAGCATTGCACGTGCTATTTTAAAGAATCCTCCGATTCTAATTTTAGATGAAGCAACCTCGGCACTAGATACTGAATCTGAACGTTTAGTGCAGGATGCCTTGGAAAAACTGATGAAGAACCGCACTTCACTGGTTATAGCTCACCGATTGTCAACCGTTCGTAATGCTGATATGATTTGTGTATTTCACGAAGGTAAAATTGTTGAAACAGGTAGTCACGATGAGTTAATTGCATTAAATGGTATTTACAACAAACTGCATTCAATGCAAATGAGTTAA
- the purB gene encoding adenylosuccinate lyase: MMDIQLLTAISPIDGRYRNKVDGLALYFSEYALIRYRVLVEIEYFIALCEEPLPQLADFNKDLYDDLRKIYKDFQLEDADRIKEIESVTNHDVKAVEYFIKEKFDTLKLEKYKEFIHFGLTSQDINNTAIPYSLRDAVHEMYYPLLEELIQQLDDMATEWKDIPMLAKTHGQPASPTRLGKELKVFVERLNKQLALLKGIPCSAKFGGATGNFNAHNVAYPQIDWVEFGNKFVNETLKLDREQLTTQISNYDNMAAIFDNLKRINVIMVDLARDFWTYIMMEYFKQQIKKGEVGSSAMPHKVNPIDFENAEGNLGISNAVFSHLAEKLPVSRLQRDLTDSTVLRNIGVPIAHSIIAIRSLAKGLGKLLLNEDAIKRDLENNWAVVAEAIQTILRRENYPNPYEALKELTRTNEQINAKTMAKFIEGLNVPESVKEEMRTISPQTYTGIYKV, from the coding sequence ATGATGGATATTCAATTACTGACTGCAATTTCTCCGATCGACGGAAGGTATAGAAACAAGGTTGACGGCCTGGCATTGTATTTCTCGGAATACGCCCTAATTCGTTACAGAGTATTAGTTGAAATAGAGTATTTTATTGCTCTTTGTGAAGAGCCTCTTCCTCAGTTGGCTGATTTTAACAAAGATCTTTATGATGATTTACGTAAGATTTACAAAGATTTCCAGTTGGAAGATGCTGATCGAATCAAAGAAATTGAATCGGTAACCAACCATGATGTAAAAGCTGTTGAATATTTCATTAAAGAAAAGTTCGACACATTAAAGCTTGAAAAATATAAAGAGTTTATCCACTTCGGATTAACGTCACAGGATATCAACAATACAGCTATCCCTTATTCTTTGCGTGATGCCGTTCACGAAATGTACTATCCTTTGTTGGAAGAGTTAATACAGCAGTTGGATGACATGGCTACCGAATGGAAAGACATCCCAATGCTAGCCAAAACACATGGTCAGCCTGCCTCTCCAACACGATTGGGAAAAGAATTAAAGGTTTTTGTTGAGCGTTTAAACAAACAACTTGCTTTATTAAAAGGCATTCCATGTTCAGCTAAGTTTGGTGGTGCAACTGGTAACTTTAATGCACACAATGTTGCTTATCCTCAGATTGACTGGGTTGAATTTGGTAACAAGTTTGTAAACGAAACTTTAAAACTGGATCGTGAACAACTGACAACCCAGATTTCGAACTACGATAACATGGCAGCTATCTTCGATAACCTGAAGCGCATTAATGTTATCATGGTCGATTTGGCGCGCGATTTCTGGACTTACATTATGATGGAATACTTCAAGCAACAAATCAAAAAAGGTGAAGTTGGTTCAAGTGCAATGCCTCATAAAGTAAATCCAATCGATTTTGAAAATGCAGAAGGTAACCTGGGTATTTCAAATGCTGTTTTCTCACATTTGGCTGAAAAATTACCTGTTTCACGTTTGCAACGCGATTTAACAGATTCAACAGTATTACGTAATATTGGTGTACCAATCGCCCATTCAATTATTGCTATTCGTTCGCTGGCAAAAGGATTAGGTAAATTATTATTAAACGAAGATGCTATTAAGAGAGATCTTGAAAACAACTGGGCAGTAGTAGCTGAAGCTATTCAAACCATTCTTCGTCGCGAAAACTATCCTAATCCATACGAAGCATTGAAAGAGCTGACTCGTACTAACGAGCAAATCAATGCTAAAACAATGGCTAAATTTATCGAAGGATTAAATGTACCTGAATCAGTTAAGGAAGAAATGAGAACCATTTCACCTCAAACATACACAGGTATCTATAAAGTATAA
- a CDS encoding SulP family inorganic anion transporter, with the protein MIFIDKLRQGSNLKNEILSGLTVALALVPEAVAFSLMAHVSPLIGLYSAFIIGLITAVLGGRPGMISGATGAIAVVIVGLVTRHGVEFLFAAVILMGIIQILVGVLKLGKFIRLVPHPVMFGFVNGLAIVIFMAQLDQFKIVDELGNKSWMGGMPLLIMLGFVGLTMLIIHFLPKLTKAIPAALTAILVVSGIILGLGIETKTVGDIAKISGGLPEFHLPMIDITWENFMIILPYSLIMAAVGLIESLLTLTVIDEMTETRGRGNKESIAQGTANLVCGFFSGMGGCAMIGQSVINVSSGGRKRLSGIIAAVGLLLIVLFGSSLIERVPMAALVGLMFMVSIGTFEWASLKIFRKVPITDVLVMIVVAGVTVIFHNLAVAVGIGVIISALAYAWQNAKRITARSHIHEDGAKHYEIVGPLFFGSVTGFSELFDVINDPEDVIIDFKESRVADHSAIEALNKLTERYAKQGKKVHLHYLSKDCEQLLENASDLIDVNFYKDSYYRVADNKLG; encoded by the coding sequence ATGATTTTTATCGACAAATTACGTCAAGGTTCGAACTTAAAAAATGAAATTTTATCCGGATTAACAGTAGCTCTTGCGCTGGTACCGGAAGCTGTTGCCTTCTCACTGATGGCACATGTTAGTCCTTTAATTGGATTGTACTCTGCTTTTATTATTGGATTAATCACGGCTGTACTGGGTGGTCGTCCGGGTATGATTTCTGGTGCAACAGGGGCAATTGCGGTTGTTATTGTGGGATTGGTTACCCGTCATGGAGTTGAGTTTCTTTTTGCAGCTGTTATTCTAATGGGGATCATTCAGATATTAGTGGGTGTACTTAAGTTAGGGAAGTTTATTCGCCTGGTGCCACATCCGGTAATGTTTGGTTTTGTAAACGGATTGGCTATTGTGATTTTTATGGCACAGCTCGATCAATTTAAGATAGTAGATGAATTAGGCAATAAATCATGGATGGGTGGCATGCCTTTACTAATCATGCTTGGTTTTGTTGGTTTAACTATGCTTATCATTCATTTTCTGCCAAAACTGACCAAGGCAATTCCTGCAGCATTAACTGCTATTCTGGTAGTGTCGGGTATTATTTTAGGATTAGGAATTGAAACCAAAACAGTGGGTGATATCGCTAAAATTTCTGGAGGACTACCTGAATTCCATTTGCCAATGATTGATATTACGTGGGAGAATTTTATGATTATCCTTCCTTACTCATTAATTATGGCAGCTGTTGGTTTGATTGAAAGTTTGCTAACATTGACTGTTATTGATGAAATGACCGAAACACGTGGAAGGGGTAATAAAGAAAGTATTGCTCAAGGAACAGCCAATTTAGTTTGTGGCTTCTTCAGTGGAATGGGAGGTTGTGCCATGATCGGACAAAGTGTAATCAATGTGAGTTCTGGTGGACGTAAGCGTTTATCGGGTATTATTGCTGCAGTTGGTTTATTACTGATTGTTCTATTCGGCTCTTCCTTAATCGAAAGAGTTCCTATGGCCGCATTGGTTGGGTTAATGTTTATGGTTTCGATAGGTACTTTTGAATGGGCTAGCTTAAAGATTTTTCGCAAAGTTCCAATTACGGATGTTCTTGTAATGATTGTTGTTGCAGGAGTAACTGTTATCTTCCATAATCTGGCAGTAGCTGTTGGTATTGGTGTTATTATTTCAGCTTTGGCTTATGCCTGGCAAAATGCAAAAAGAATCACAGCCCGAAGTCACATACATGAAGATGGGGCTAAACATTATGAGATAGTAGGACCGTTATTTTTTGGTTCTGTAACAGGATTCTCCGAGTTATTTGATGTGATAAATGATCCTGAAGACGTAATTATCGATTTTAAGGAATCACGAGTTGCTGATCATTCAGCCATTGAAGCCTTGAATAAACTCACTGAACGTTATGCCAAGCAAGGTAAGAAAGTTCATTTGCATTATTTGAGTAAAGACTGTGAACAATTACTGGAGAATGCATCTGATTTAATTGATGTTAATTTTTATAAAGATTCATATTATCGGGTAGCTGATAATAAGCTAGGATAA
- the ssb gene encoding single-stranded DNA-binding protein, which yields MTTLRNRVQLVGNLGMDPEIKAFDNGRKLAKFTVATNETYNGVNGQERTETQWHNIIAWGKQAEIAAKNLHKGNEVALEGRITYRQYEDKNKQTRYLTEIVLNNYLVYPGAKK from the coding sequence ATGACAACTTTAAGGAACAGAGTACAGTTAGTAGGAAATTTAGGTATGGATCCTGAAATTAAAGCCTTTGATAACGGACGAAAACTAGCCAAATTTACAGTGGCAACCAATGAAACCTATAATGGGGTGAATGGTCAGGAGCGAACAGAAACACAATGGCACAATATTATTGCATGGGGAAAACAGGCAGAGATTGCAGCTAAAAACCTTCATAAAGGCAATGAAGTGGCTTTGGAAGGTCGTATCACATATCGTCAATACGAGGATAAAAACAAACAAACTCGTTACCTAACTGAAATAGTTTTGAATAATTATCTGGTTTATCCGGGAGCTAAGAAATAG
- a CDS encoding DUF1697 domain-containing protein, protein METKIAILRGINVGGKRIIKMADLKSLFENNGFINVTTYIQSGNIIFQSDLKSEELELFLEDQILKEFGFDVPVIIRNIEQLQKIITNNPYYTSPNDILNLHLTFLKSEPDPEVKRSIESEDSSPDKFSVIGKEAFIYCEGKYHQSKLTNDFFEKKLKVGATTRNWKTVLKVMELAH, encoded by the coding sequence ATGGAGACAAAAATTGCCATTCTAAGAGGAATTAATGTTGGAGGAAAACGAATAATTAAGATGGCGGACTTAAAATCATTATTCGAGAATAATGGATTTATTAATGTCACTACCTATATACAAAGCGGAAATATAATTTTTCAATCGGATCTAAAGAGCGAAGAGTTAGAATTATTTTTAGAAGATCAGATACTTAAGGAGTTTGGTTTTGATGTGCCTGTAATTATTAGAAATATTGAACAGTTACAGAAGATTATTACTAATAATCCGTATTATACTTCACCCAACGATATTCTGAATTTACATCTTACATTTCTAAAGTCAGAACCAGATCCTGAAGTTAAAAGAAGCATTGAAAGTGAAGATTCTAGTCCTGATAAGTTCTCTGTTATTGGTAAGGAAGCTTTTATTTATTGCGAAGGGAAATATCATCAATCAAAACTTACTAATGATTTCTTTGAGAAGAAACTTAAAGTAGGAGCAACCACACGAAATTGGAAAACTGTACTAAAAGTTATGGAGTTGGCTCATTAA
- a CDS encoding EI24 domain-containing protein yields MNYSQGFQLGLRSYTEAFRFIRQNKLGWFFIFPLLLNVVLFALGFYSVGSLGSVLIEYLNQWMGIESWDFWGASFLAGTIKWFIWIVLRLLFFLIYAYIGGYIILIALSPVFAFLSERTEKILTGSEVPFNTNQFLKDIWRGIVLALRNLAVEMLFTLLLFIISFIPVVGWFSAIVLFFISAYFYGFSFMDYTFERRKFNVQSSVRYMRSNKGLAIGNGLIFALVLLIPLIGVTLAGFFSIVSVVGATIAVNKALENDQAGF; encoded by the coding sequence ATGAATTATTCTCAAGGCTTCCAGCTAGGATTACGTTCATACACCGAGGCATTTCGATTTATACGGCAAAATAAATTAGGGTGGTTTTTTATTTTTCCACTGCTATTAAATGTTGTTTTGTTTGCTTTAGGGTTCTATTCAGTTGGTAGTCTAGGTAGTGTTTTAATCGAATATTTGAACCAATGGATGGGTATTGAATCTTGGGACTTTTGGGGAGCGTCGTTTCTGGCGGGCACCATCAAATGGTTTATCTGGATTGTTTTACGTTTGTTGTTTTTTTTGATTTATGCTTATATAGGTGGTTACATCATTTTAATTGCATTGTCACCGGTGTTTGCATTTTTATCAGAACGTACAGAAAAAATACTGACAGGAAGTGAAGTGCCATTTAATACCAATCAGTTTTTAAAAGATATTTGGCGGGGTATTGTACTTGCACTTCGTAATCTTGCCGTTGAAATGTTATTTACACTTTTGCTTTTTATTATCAGTTTTATACCCGTTGTTGGTTGGTTTAGTGCTATTGTTTTGTTTTTTATATCTGCCTATTTCTATGGTTTCTCATTTATGGATTATACTTTCGAACGACGCAAGTTTAATGTGCAATCCAGCGTACGATATATGAGAAGTAACAAAGGCCTGGCAATTGGGAACGGATTGATCTTTGCCTTGGTATTACTGATACCACTTATTGGAGTTACATTGGCGGGTTTCTTTTCAATTGTGTCGGTTGTTGGTGCAACCATTGCTGTAAATAAGGCACTCGAAAATGATCAGGCTGGCTTTTGA